The following proteins come from a genomic window of Meles meles chromosome 1, mMelMel3.1 paternal haplotype, whole genome shotgun sequence:
- the TRAPPC3 gene encoding trafficking protein particle complex subunit 3 produces MSRQANRGTESKKMSSELFTLTYGALVTQLCKDYENDEDVNKQLDKMGYNIGVRLIEDFLARSNVGRCHDFRETADVIAKVAFKMYLGITPSITNWSPAGDEFSLILENNPLVDFVELPDNHSSLIYSNLLCGVLRGALEMVQMAVEAKFVQDTLKGDGVTEIRMRFIRRIEDNLPAGEE; encoded by the exons ATGTCTAGGCAGGCGAACCGTGGCACCGAGAGCAAGAAAATG AGCTCTGAGCTCTTCACCCTCACCTATGGGGCTCTGGTCACACAGCTGTGCAAGGACTATGAAAATGATGAAGATGTGAATAAACAGCTGGACAAAAT GGGCTATAACATTGGAGTCCGACTGATTGAAGATTTCTTGGCACGGTCAAATGTTGGGAGGTGCCACGACTTTCGGGAAACCGCAGATGTCATTGCCAAG GTGGCGTTCAAGATGTACTTGGGTATCACTCCAAGCATCACCAATTGGAGCCCAGCTGGTGACGAATTCTCCCTCATTTTGGAAAATAACCCCTTGGTGGACTTTGTGGAACTTCCTGATAACCACTCATCCCTTATTTATTCTAATCTCTTGTGTGGGGTGTTGCGGGGAGCCTTGGAGATG GTCCAGATGGCTGTGGAGGCCAAGTTTGTCCAAGACACCCTGAAAGGAGACGGTGTGACAGAAATCCGGATGAGGTTCATCAGGCGGATTGAGGACAATCTCCCAGCTGGAGAGGAGTGA